Proteins co-encoded in one Pseudoliparis swirei isolate HS2019 ecotype Mariana Trench chromosome 7, NWPU_hadal_v1, whole genome shotgun sequence genomic window:
- the vsig8b gene encoding V-set and immunoglobulin domain-containing protein 8b, whose translation MEPVFTVFTGVRLKVAVLFLLTIQLTTDVTEAMQVTSSGPQTTKMAQGKTVILGCTYSPGSSDTGELDIEWSNISPDMTQKDKLILSHTGGKMHHYGDYGVSKRLTFIGDPMQGDASISFSDVRLSDTGTYQCKVKKAPGVDMRKVTLVVMVPPSVPKCWVESGEEKGGPVSLRCKSYLGSTPLSYTWKRESGGVIPPTATQDPQTGELLIKNHTDGNIGTYMCEAQNEVGKTQCKYVLHAYNPTNKAGVIVGAVIGALLLLLLLLFLIWLLICCCHKRRYQKEVANEIREDAQAPESRPTSRPTSRTSSRASSLRSVMAYRTHPGVQYSSVKKKLPSVRESGPSPVYSGESNGKSTTGGHPSLKYDHQFGYPV comes from the exons ATGGAGCCTGTATTCACAGTATTCACAGGCGTCCGGCTAAAGGTGGCTGTGCTGTTTCTGCTCACAATTCAGCTGACGACAG ATGTGACGGAGGCCATGCAGGTGACGTCCTCAGGGCCACAGACCACTAAAATGGCCCAGGGGAAGACCGTCATCCTGGGATGCACCTACAGCCCCGGCTCCTCAGACACGGGAGAGCTGGACATCGAGTGGTCCAACATCAGCCCAGACATGACACAGAAAGACAAACTG ATCTTATCGCACACAGGCGGCAAGATGCACCACTACGGCGACTACGGGGTCTCCAAAAGGCTGACATTCATCGGGGACCCCATGCAGGGAGACGcttccatctctttctctgATGTGAGGCTCTCGGACACGGGCACCTACCAGTGCAAAGTCAAGAAGGCGCCGGGAGTTGACATGAGAAAAGTCACTCTGGTGGTGATGG TTCCCCCATCGGTGCCAAAGTGCTGGGTTGAaagcggagaggagaaaggCGGTCCCGTCTCCCTCCGCTGCAAATCATATCTGGGATCCACGCCGCTCAGTTAcacatggaagagagagagtggaggtgtAATACCACCCACTGCAACCCAAG ACCCACAGACTGGGGAGCTGTTGATAAAGAACCATACAGACGGCAACATCGGAACGTACATGTGTGAGGCTCAAAATGAAGTCGGAAAGACCCAGTGTAAATACGTACTGCACGCATACAACC CGACCAATAAGGCGGGCGTCATCGTCGGAGCGGTGATTGGCGCTCtcttgctgctgctcctcctcctgttcctcatCTGGCTCCTGATCTGCTGTTGCCATAAGCGCCGCTATCAGAAAGAGGTCGCAAACGAAATAAG GGAGGACGCCCAGGCCCCGGAGAGCAGACCCACCAGCAGACCCACCAGCAGAACCTCCAGCAGAGCCTCCAGCTTACGCTCGGTGATGGCGTACCGCACCCACCCCGGGGTGCAATACAGCTctgtgaagaagaagctgcCCAGTGTCAGGGAATCCGGCCCCAGTCCCGTCTACTCCGGCGAGAGTAACGGCAAATCAACTACTGGAGGTCATCCTTCCCTCAAATACGACCATCAATTTGGATACCCGGTGTAA
- the LOC130197401 gene encoding uncharacterized protein LOC130197401, translating into MYGLNKLSLWVMTGLVAVTTVFFNVYILLMSLWNYRQKKKWSPSETIILALSLASVAHQLVCYFWMTMDEVDNKCLISELPYTVMLLLIFSLKFTIMWMTSFLTFYYSTKLVTAPNQCYTHIQAAILKHVSLAVILIPLCGLGTCMPMLVVFHSDNVTVENRDCGVLMPDTPSGKAYEALYLLLADVLPGVIMVKCCVSISLHLAIHLRHMKASSNGAHGLKLGSQMRVIKMALSLVAVFILFLAIDLYVNCQIAVNHENIITLTFLFTSIYTTVAAMVLIYGKKTFWKALIREFNVGLDQYPCLSCLKVPEQKAEPGTAAKGKT; encoded by the coding sequence ATGTACGGGTTAAATAAACTGTCCCTCTGGGTAATGACCGGTCTGGTGGCTGTCACCACTGTCTTCTTTAATGTTTACATCTTGTTGATGAGTCTGTGGAACTACaggcagaagaagaagtggagtcCCAGTGAAACCATCATCCTGGCTCTGTCGCTAGCCAGCGTGGCTCACCAGCTGGTCTGCTACTTCTGGATGACCATGGACGAGGTGGACAACAAGTGCCTCATCAGCGAGTTGCCCTACACCGTCATGCTGCTTTTAATCTTCAGCCTCAAGTTCACCATCATGTGGATGACCAGTTTCCTCACTTTCTACTACAGCACCAAGCTGGTGACCGCACCCAACCAatgctacacacacatccaggctGCCATCCTCAAACACGTGAGCTTGGCTGTGATTCTCATCCCTCTGTGCGGCTTGGGCACCTGCATGCCGATGCTGGTGGTGTTCCACTCCGACAACGTCACCGTGGAGAACAGAGACTGTGGCGTCTTAATGCCCGACACCCCCTCCGGCAAGGCCTACGAAGCGCTGTATCTGCTCCTGGCTGACGTGCTGCCCGGGGTGATCATGGTGAAATGCTgcgtctccatctccctccactTGGCGATCCATCTCCGCCACATGAAAGCCAGCTCCAACGGAGCCCACGGGCTAAAGCTGGGCTCTCAGATGAGGGTGATCAAGATGGCGCTGTCTCTCGTGGccgtcttcatcctcttcctcgcgATAGACCTGTACGTCAACTGCCAGATAGCGGTGAACCACGAGAACATCATCACGCTCACGTTCTTATTCACGTCCATCTACACCACGGTCGCCGCCATGGTGCTGATCTACGGGAAAAAGACTTTCTGGAAAGCTCTGATACGCGAGTTCAACGTCGGCCTGGATCAATATCCATGTTTGTCTTGTCTGAAGGTGCCTGAACAAAAGGCCGAACCCGGCACTGCTGCTAAAGGTAAAACCTGA